Proteins from one Impatiens glandulifera chromosome 2, dImpGla2.1, whole genome shotgun sequence genomic window:
- the LOC124924021 gene encoding myosin-17-like isoform X2 yields MATPDNLTVGSHVWTEDPNLAWIDGEVIKINGEDVHVQTTNGKMVVANISKVFPKDTEAPPGGVDDMTKLSYLHEPGVVQNLSARYELNEIYTYTGNILIAINPFQRLPHLYDTHMMEQYKGAPFGELSPHVFAVADVAYRAMINEGKSNSILVSGESGAGKTETTKMLMRYLAYLGGRSGVEGRTVEQQVLESNPVLEAFGNAKTVRNNNSSRFGKFVELQFDKNGRISGAAVRTYLLERSRVCQISDPERNYHCFYLICAAPEVREKYKLGNPQSFHYLNQSNCYKLDGVDDAQEYLDTRRAMDIVGISEEEQESIFRVVAAILHLGNVDFAKGKEMDSSVIKDEKSRFHLNMTAELLKCDVKKLEDALIKRVMVTPEEIITRALDPDSALGSRDALAKTVYSRLFDWIVDKINTSIGQDPNSKSIIGVLDIYGFESFKFNSFEQFCINFTNEKLQQHFNQHVFKMEQEEYTKEEINWSYIEFVDNQDVLDMIEKKPGGIIALLDEACMFPRSTHETFSQKLYQTFAKYKRFSKPKLSRTSFTVIHYAGDVTYQSDLFLDKNKDYVIAEHQDLLTASKCPFASSLFPPLPEESSKSSKFSSIGSRFKLQLQSLMETLSSTEPHYIRCVKPNNALKPAIFENLNIIQQLRCGGVLEAIRISCAGYPTRRTFDEFLLRFGLLAPDVLDGNYDDKMTCQMILDKMGLKGYQIGKTKVFLRAGQMAELDARRAEILGNAAKIIQRQIRTYIACKEFFSLRRAAIQLQSCWRAMMACKLYQQLRREAAAITIQKYCRRHTAWRSYFTVLSSAITLQTGLRAMAARNEFRYRKQAKAATIIQARWRCHREYSYYKSLQKAILVSQCGWRCRVARKELRQLKMAARDTGALKEAKDKLEKRVDELTWRLQLEKQLRLNLEEEKTQENAKFQEALHAMEKKVEEANARVIKEQEAARKAIEEAPPLIKETPVLVQDTEKIDALTTELESMKDLLSSERQALEEARKAHSEAEARVAELVQKLENTETKVDQLQDSVQRLEEKVSNTESENQVLRQQALAISPTGKALSSRVKTPFYQRTPENTYALNGEVKDVLETPLAVSNPRESESEEKPQKSLNDKQQENQDLLIKCITQNLGFSDGKPIAACIIYKCLLHWRSFEVERTTIFDRIIHTISSSIEVQDNNVLSYWLSNTSTLLLLLQHTLKASGAASLTPQRRRSSSASLFGRMSQGLRASPQSAGLSFLNRGGHGRLDDLRHVEAKYPALLFKQQLTAFLEKMYGMIRDCLKKEISPLLGLCIQASRTSRTRTVKGRSQAHAVAQQALIAHWQSIVKCLNDYLNIMKVNHVPPFLACKVFSQIFSFINVQLFNSLLLRRECCSFSNGEYVKSGLAELEQWCNSATEEYAGAAWDELKHIRQAVGFLIVHQKPKKTLDEITNQLCPELSIQQLYRISTMYWDDKYGTHSVSPDVISSMRVQMTEESNNAISSSFLLDDDSSIPFSVGDISKSMPQVEMGNIEPPSLVREMSGFAFLQQVTADGH; encoded by the exons ATG GCAACACCAGATAACTTGACCGTGGGTTCACATGTATGGACTGAGGATCCAAATTTGGCTTGGATTGATGGTGAAGTCATTAAAATCAATGGCGAGGATGTCCATGTTCAGACGACAAATGGTAAAATG GTGGTTGCAAATATTTCGAAAGTATTTCCGAAGGACACTGAAGCTCCTCCTGGTGGTGTTGACGACATGACAAAACTTTCATATTTGCATGAACCAGGAGTTGTACAGAACTTGTCAGCCAGATATGAACTCAATGAAATCTAT ACATATACTGGAAATATATTGATCGCAATTAACCCCTTCCAAAGGTTGCCACACCTATACGACACTCACATGATGGAGCAGTACAAAGGAGCACCATTTGGAGAGCTTAGTCCTCATGTTTTTGCAGTGGCAGATGTTGCCTACAG AGCGATGATTAATGAAGGGAAGAGCAACTCAATATTGGTTAGTGGTGAAAGTGGTGCTGGTAAAACAGAGACAACAAAGATGCTTATGAGATATCTTGCATATCTTGGGGGACGATCTGGAGTTGAGGGCAGGACAGTTGAACAACAAGTTCTGGAG TCTAATCCAGTTCTTGAAGCCTTTGGCAATGCAAAAACAGTTCGTAATAATAATTCAAG TCGTTTTGGCAAATTTGTTGAGTTACAATTTGACAAGAATGGGAGGATATCTGGAGCAGCCGTACGTACATACCTGCTTGAGAGGTCTCGTGTTTGTCAGATTTCAGATCCAGAAAGAAATTACCACTGTTTTTATCTTATTTGTGCAGCACCTGAG GTGAGGGAGAAGTACAAGTTAGGAAATCCTCAATCATTTCATTACCTAAATCAGTCCAACTGTTACAAACTTGATGGAGTAGATGATGCTCAAGAGTATCTTGATACCAGAAGGGCCATGGATATAGTTGGTATTTCTGAAGAAGAGCAG GAATCAATCTTCAGAGTTGTAGCTGCAATCCTTCATCTTGGTAACGTAGACTTTGCAAAAGGGAAGGAGATGGACTCTTCAGTGATTAAGGATGAGAAGTCTCGCTTCCATCTCAATATGACAGCTGAACTGCTAAA ATGTGATGTCAAAAAACTGGAAGATGCCCTAATTAAGCGTGTGATGGTAACACCTGAGGAAATCATTACGAGAGCCCTTGATCCGGATTCTGCTCTTGGTAGCAGGGATGCCTTAGCTAAAACCGTTTATTCTCGGTTATTTGACTG GATTGTAGACAAGATAAATACTTCTATAGGGCAAGATCCAAACTCAAAATCAATAATTGGAGTTCTGGATATATATGGATTTGAGAGCTTTAAATTCAACAG CTTTGAGCAGTTCTGTATCAACTTTACAAATGAAAAACTACAACAACATTTCAACCAG CATGTTTTTAAGATGGAACAGGAAGAGTacacaaaagaagaaataaactGGAGCTACATTGAGTTTGTTGATAACCAAGATGTGTTGGACATGATTGAGAAG AAACCGGGCGGAATCATAGCACTGTTGGATGAGGCCTG CATGTTTCCCAGGTCTACCCACGAGACTTTTTCTCAGAAGTTGTACCAGACATTTGCAAAATACAAACGGTTCAGTAAACCAAAGCTTTCTCGGACTAGTTTTACCGTAATTCATTATGCAGGAGAT GTCACCTATCAATCTGATTTGTTTCTTGACAAAAACAAAGATTATGTGATAGCAGAACATCAGGACTTGTTAACAGCGTCCAAGTGTCCTTTTGCATCTTCCCTATTTCCACCTCTTCCCGAGGAATCTTCAAAATCCTCCAAATTTTCTTCCATTGGCTCACGCTTTAAG CTGCAACTTCAATCTTTGATGGAGACCTTGAGTTCTACGGAACCTCACTATATCAGATGTGTGAAACCAAACAATGCTCTCAAGCCTGCTATATTTGAGAATCTCAATATAATCCAACAATTACGCTGTGGT GGTGTCCTTGAGGCTATCAGGATTAGCTGTGCTGGATACCCTACTAGGAGGACATTTGATGAGTTTCTCCTACGTTTTGGTCTTCTTGCTCCTGATGTCTTGGATGGGAA CTATGATGACAAAATGACTTGCCAAATGATTCTAGACAAAATGGGATTGAAAGGTTATCAG ATAGGCAAGACAAAGGTTTTCCTGCGAGCTGGTCAGATGGCTGAGTTGGATGCCAGAAGGGCAGAGATCCTCGGAAATGCAGCTAAGATAATCCAAAGGCAAATCCGTACATATATTGCTTGCAAGGAATTCTTTTCACTACGCAGAGCTGCAATTCAATTGCAATCGTGTTGGCGCG CTATGATGGCATGCAAGTTGTACCAGCAGTTGAGACGAGAAGCTGCAGCCATCACGATCCAGAAGTATTGTCGACGCCATACAGCTTGGAGATCCTACTTTACTGTCTTGTCATCTGCAATAACCTTGCAGACTGGGTTAAGGGCTATGGCTGCTCGTAATGAATTCAGATATAGAAAACAAGCTAAAGCTGCCACCATTATCCAG GCACGTTGGCGTTGCCACAGAGAGTATTCTTATTACAAAAGTCTTCAAAAGGCTATTCTTGTCTCTCAATGTGGCTGGAGATGCAGAGTTGCTCGAAAGGAACTCAGACAGCTCAAAATG GCTGCAAGAGACACAGGCGCCCTCAAAGAAGCGAAGGACAAGCTTGAAAAACGTGTGGATGAACTCACTTGGCGTTTACAGTTGGAGAAGCAACTTAGG CTTAATCTTGAAGAggaaaaaacacaagaaaatgCCAAGTTTCAGGAGGCTTTACATGCAATGGAGAAAAAGGTGGAAGAGGCTAATGCCAGAGTTATCAAGGAACAAGAGGCAGCTAGGAAGGCCATCGAAGAAGCACCTCCACTTATCAAGGAGACACCTGTCTTGGTTCAAGATACAGAAAAAATCGATGCACTGACAACTGAATTAGAAAGCATGAAG GATTTGCTGTCATCAGAAAGACAGGCATTAGAAGAAGCTAGGAAAGCACATAGTGAAGCTGAGGCCAGAGTTGCGGAGCTGGTACAAAAACTTGAAAATACAGAGACTAAGGTCGATCAACTACAAGATTCTGTACAAAG GCTCGAGGAGAAAGTTTCTAATACAGAGTCAGAGAATCAAGTGCTCCGTCAACAAGCATTGGCAATATCACCAACTGGGAAAGCATTATCCTCACGGGTTAAAACACCATTCTATCAG CGAACTCCGGAGAATACTTATGCTCTAAATGGAGAAGTAAAAGATGTGTTG GAGACTCCTCTTGCTGTTTCAAATCCAAGGGAGTCCGAATCTGAAGAGAAGCCACAGAAATCTCTTAATGATAAACAACAG GAAAACCAGGATCTTCTCATCAAATGCATTACACAAAACCTTGGCTTTTCTGATGGAAAGCCAATTGCAGCTTGTATCATCTATAAATGCCTTCTCCATTGGAGGTCATTTGAAGTTGAAAGAACTACAATCTTCGACAGAATTATTCAtacaatttcttcatcaattgAG GTCCAAGACAACAATGTGTTGTCTTATTGGTTATCTAACACATCAACTCTTCTGTTACTTCTCCAACATACACTCAAAGCAAGTGGAGCAGCTAGTTTGACTCCTCAAAGAAGGAGGTCATCTTCAGCTTCACTTTTTGGAAGAATGTCTCAG GGCTTGAGGGCATCTCCCCAAAGTGCTGGGCTCTCATTTCTTAATAGAGGAGGACATGGAAGACTAGATGACTTGCGGCATGTAGAAGCAAAGTATCCAGCTTTGCTGTTTAAACAACAACTTACTGCCTTCCTTGAGAAAATGTATGGGATGATAAGAGACTGTCTGAAGAAAGAGATATCCCCATTGCTTGGGTTATGCATCCAG GCATCTAGGACATCTCGAACAAGAACAGTGAAGGGGCGTTCCCAAGCTCATGCTGTTGCTCAACAGGCTCTTATTGCTCATTGGCAAAGCATTGTGAAGTGCTTAAATGACTACTTGAACATAATGAAAGTTAACCAT GTTCCTCCTTTCCTGGCATGTAAAGTATTCTCAcagatattttcttttatcaatgTTCAATTATTTAACAG TCTCCTCCTGCGACGTGAATGCTGCTCGTTCAGTAATGGGGAGTACGTTAAATCTGGTTTAGCAGAACTAGAACAATGGTGTAACAGTGCCACTGAGGAG TATGCAGGCGCAGCTTGGGATGAGTTGAAGCACATCAGGCAGGCAGTGGGATTCCTG ATTGTACACCAAAAGCCCAAGAAGACCTTGGATGAAATAACAAATCAACTTTGCCCT GAGCTTAGCATACAACAATTATACAGAATAAGTACAATGTACTGGGACGACAAATATGGCACACACAGCGTGTCTCCAGAT GTTATATCGAGTATGAGAGTTCAGATGACAGAAGAGTCGAACAATGCTATAAGCAGCTCATTCTTGCTAGATGATGACTCAAG cATTCCATTCTCTGTTGGCGACATTTCCAAGTCCATGCCACAAGTAGAGATGGGGAACATTGAGCCTCCCTCGTTGGTTCGCGAAATGTCAGGTTTTGCATTCTTGCAACAGGTCACAGCAGACggtcattaa
- the LOC124924021 gene encoding myosin-17-like isoform X1 — protein MKATPDNLTVGSHVWTEDPNLAWIDGEVIKINGEDVHVQTTNGKMVVANISKVFPKDTEAPPGGVDDMTKLSYLHEPGVVQNLSARYELNEIYTYTGNILIAINPFQRLPHLYDTHMMEQYKGAPFGELSPHVFAVADVAYRAMINEGKSNSILVSGESGAGKTETTKMLMRYLAYLGGRSGVEGRTVEQQVLESNPVLEAFGNAKTVRNNNSSRFGKFVELQFDKNGRISGAAVRTYLLERSRVCQISDPERNYHCFYLICAAPEVREKYKLGNPQSFHYLNQSNCYKLDGVDDAQEYLDTRRAMDIVGISEEEQESIFRVVAAILHLGNVDFAKGKEMDSSVIKDEKSRFHLNMTAELLKCDVKKLEDALIKRVMVTPEEIITRALDPDSALGSRDALAKTVYSRLFDWIVDKINTSIGQDPNSKSIIGVLDIYGFESFKFNSFEQFCINFTNEKLQQHFNQHVFKMEQEEYTKEEINWSYIEFVDNQDVLDMIEKKPGGIIALLDEACMFPRSTHETFSQKLYQTFAKYKRFSKPKLSRTSFTVIHYAGDVTYQSDLFLDKNKDYVIAEHQDLLTASKCPFASSLFPPLPEESSKSSKFSSIGSRFKLQLQSLMETLSSTEPHYIRCVKPNNALKPAIFENLNIIQQLRCGGVLEAIRISCAGYPTRRTFDEFLLRFGLLAPDVLDGNYDDKMTCQMILDKMGLKGYQIGKTKVFLRAGQMAELDARRAEILGNAAKIIQRQIRTYIACKEFFSLRRAAIQLQSCWRAMMACKLYQQLRREAAAITIQKYCRRHTAWRSYFTVLSSAITLQTGLRAMAARNEFRYRKQAKAATIIQARWRCHREYSYYKSLQKAILVSQCGWRCRVARKELRQLKMAARDTGALKEAKDKLEKRVDELTWRLQLEKQLRLNLEEEKTQENAKFQEALHAMEKKVEEANARVIKEQEAARKAIEEAPPLIKETPVLVQDTEKIDALTTELESMKDLLSSERQALEEARKAHSEAEARVAELVQKLENTETKVDQLQDSVQRLEEKVSNTESENQVLRQQALAISPTGKALSSRVKTPFYQRTPENTYALNGEVKDVLETPLAVSNPRESESEEKPQKSLNDKQQENQDLLIKCITQNLGFSDGKPIAACIIYKCLLHWRSFEVERTTIFDRIIHTISSSIEVQDNNVLSYWLSNTSTLLLLLQHTLKASGAASLTPQRRRSSSASLFGRMSQGLRASPQSAGLSFLNRGGHGRLDDLRHVEAKYPALLFKQQLTAFLEKMYGMIRDCLKKEISPLLGLCIQASRTSRTRTVKGRSQAHAVAQQALIAHWQSIVKCLNDYLNIMKVNHVPPFLACKVFSQIFSFINVQLFNSLLLRRECCSFSNGEYVKSGLAELEQWCNSATEEYAGAAWDELKHIRQAVGFLIVHQKPKKTLDEITNQLCPELSIQQLYRISTMYWDDKYGTHSVSPDVISSMRVQMTEESNNAISSSFLLDDDSSIPFSVGDISKSMPQVEMGNIEPPSLVREMSGFAFLQQVTADGH, from the exons ATGAAGGCAACACCAGATAACTTGACCGTGGGTTCACATGTATGGACTGAGGATCCAAATTTGGCTTGGATTGATGGTGAAGTCATTAAAATCAATGGCGAGGATGTCCATGTTCAGACGACAAATGGTAAAATG GTGGTTGCAAATATTTCGAAAGTATTTCCGAAGGACACTGAAGCTCCTCCTGGTGGTGTTGACGACATGACAAAACTTTCATATTTGCATGAACCAGGAGTTGTACAGAACTTGTCAGCCAGATATGAACTCAATGAAATCTAT ACATATACTGGAAATATATTGATCGCAATTAACCCCTTCCAAAGGTTGCCACACCTATACGACACTCACATGATGGAGCAGTACAAAGGAGCACCATTTGGAGAGCTTAGTCCTCATGTTTTTGCAGTGGCAGATGTTGCCTACAG AGCGATGATTAATGAAGGGAAGAGCAACTCAATATTGGTTAGTGGTGAAAGTGGTGCTGGTAAAACAGAGACAACAAAGATGCTTATGAGATATCTTGCATATCTTGGGGGACGATCTGGAGTTGAGGGCAGGACAGTTGAACAACAAGTTCTGGAG TCTAATCCAGTTCTTGAAGCCTTTGGCAATGCAAAAACAGTTCGTAATAATAATTCAAG TCGTTTTGGCAAATTTGTTGAGTTACAATTTGACAAGAATGGGAGGATATCTGGAGCAGCCGTACGTACATACCTGCTTGAGAGGTCTCGTGTTTGTCAGATTTCAGATCCAGAAAGAAATTACCACTGTTTTTATCTTATTTGTGCAGCACCTGAG GTGAGGGAGAAGTACAAGTTAGGAAATCCTCAATCATTTCATTACCTAAATCAGTCCAACTGTTACAAACTTGATGGAGTAGATGATGCTCAAGAGTATCTTGATACCAGAAGGGCCATGGATATAGTTGGTATTTCTGAAGAAGAGCAG GAATCAATCTTCAGAGTTGTAGCTGCAATCCTTCATCTTGGTAACGTAGACTTTGCAAAAGGGAAGGAGATGGACTCTTCAGTGATTAAGGATGAGAAGTCTCGCTTCCATCTCAATATGACAGCTGAACTGCTAAA ATGTGATGTCAAAAAACTGGAAGATGCCCTAATTAAGCGTGTGATGGTAACACCTGAGGAAATCATTACGAGAGCCCTTGATCCGGATTCTGCTCTTGGTAGCAGGGATGCCTTAGCTAAAACCGTTTATTCTCGGTTATTTGACTG GATTGTAGACAAGATAAATACTTCTATAGGGCAAGATCCAAACTCAAAATCAATAATTGGAGTTCTGGATATATATGGATTTGAGAGCTTTAAATTCAACAG CTTTGAGCAGTTCTGTATCAACTTTACAAATGAAAAACTACAACAACATTTCAACCAG CATGTTTTTAAGATGGAACAGGAAGAGTacacaaaagaagaaataaactGGAGCTACATTGAGTTTGTTGATAACCAAGATGTGTTGGACATGATTGAGAAG AAACCGGGCGGAATCATAGCACTGTTGGATGAGGCCTG CATGTTTCCCAGGTCTACCCACGAGACTTTTTCTCAGAAGTTGTACCAGACATTTGCAAAATACAAACGGTTCAGTAAACCAAAGCTTTCTCGGACTAGTTTTACCGTAATTCATTATGCAGGAGAT GTCACCTATCAATCTGATTTGTTTCTTGACAAAAACAAAGATTATGTGATAGCAGAACATCAGGACTTGTTAACAGCGTCCAAGTGTCCTTTTGCATCTTCCCTATTTCCACCTCTTCCCGAGGAATCTTCAAAATCCTCCAAATTTTCTTCCATTGGCTCACGCTTTAAG CTGCAACTTCAATCTTTGATGGAGACCTTGAGTTCTACGGAACCTCACTATATCAGATGTGTGAAACCAAACAATGCTCTCAAGCCTGCTATATTTGAGAATCTCAATATAATCCAACAATTACGCTGTGGT GGTGTCCTTGAGGCTATCAGGATTAGCTGTGCTGGATACCCTACTAGGAGGACATTTGATGAGTTTCTCCTACGTTTTGGTCTTCTTGCTCCTGATGTCTTGGATGGGAA CTATGATGACAAAATGACTTGCCAAATGATTCTAGACAAAATGGGATTGAAAGGTTATCAG ATAGGCAAGACAAAGGTTTTCCTGCGAGCTGGTCAGATGGCTGAGTTGGATGCCAGAAGGGCAGAGATCCTCGGAAATGCAGCTAAGATAATCCAAAGGCAAATCCGTACATATATTGCTTGCAAGGAATTCTTTTCACTACGCAGAGCTGCAATTCAATTGCAATCGTGTTGGCGCG CTATGATGGCATGCAAGTTGTACCAGCAGTTGAGACGAGAAGCTGCAGCCATCACGATCCAGAAGTATTGTCGACGCCATACAGCTTGGAGATCCTACTTTACTGTCTTGTCATCTGCAATAACCTTGCAGACTGGGTTAAGGGCTATGGCTGCTCGTAATGAATTCAGATATAGAAAACAAGCTAAAGCTGCCACCATTATCCAG GCACGTTGGCGTTGCCACAGAGAGTATTCTTATTACAAAAGTCTTCAAAAGGCTATTCTTGTCTCTCAATGTGGCTGGAGATGCAGAGTTGCTCGAAAGGAACTCAGACAGCTCAAAATG GCTGCAAGAGACACAGGCGCCCTCAAAGAAGCGAAGGACAAGCTTGAAAAACGTGTGGATGAACTCACTTGGCGTTTACAGTTGGAGAAGCAACTTAGG CTTAATCTTGAAGAggaaaaaacacaagaaaatgCCAAGTTTCAGGAGGCTTTACATGCAATGGAGAAAAAGGTGGAAGAGGCTAATGCCAGAGTTATCAAGGAACAAGAGGCAGCTAGGAAGGCCATCGAAGAAGCACCTCCACTTATCAAGGAGACACCTGTCTTGGTTCAAGATACAGAAAAAATCGATGCACTGACAACTGAATTAGAAAGCATGAAG GATTTGCTGTCATCAGAAAGACAGGCATTAGAAGAAGCTAGGAAAGCACATAGTGAAGCTGAGGCCAGAGTTGCGGAGCTGGTACAAAAACTTGAAAATACAGAGACTAAGGTCGATCAACTACAAGATTCTGTACAAAG GCTCGAGGAGAAAGTTTCTAATACAGAGTCAGAGAATCAAGTGCTCCGTCAACAAGCATTGGCAATATCACCAACTGGGAAAGCATTATCCTCACGGGTTAAAACACCATTCTATCAG CGAACTCCGGAGAATACTTATGCTCTAAATGGAGAAGTAAAAGATGTGTTG GAGACTCCTCTTGCTGTTTCAAATCCAAGGGAGTCCGAATCTGAAGAGAAGCCACAGAAATCTCTTAATGATAAACAACAG GAAAACCAGGATCTTCTCATCAAATGCATTACACAAAACCTTGGCTTTTCTGATGGAAAGCCAATTGCAGCTTGTATCATCTATAAATGCCTTCTCCATTGGAGGTCATTTGAAGTTGAAAGAACTACAATCTTCGACAGAATTATTCAtacaatttcttcatcaattgAG GTCCAAGACAACAATGTGTTGTCTTATTGGTTATCTAACACATCAACTCTTCTGTTACTTCTCCAACATACACTCAAAGCAAGTGGAGCAGCTAGTTTGACTCCTCAAAGAAGGAGGTCATCTTCAGCTTCACTTTTTGGAAGAATGTCTCAG GGCTTGAGGGCATCTCCCCAAAGTGCTGGGCTCTCATTTCTTAATAGAGGAGGACATGGAAGACTAGATGACTTGCGGCATGTAGAAGCAAAGTATCCAGCTTTGCTGTTTAAACAACAACTTACTGCCTTCCTTGAGAAAATGTATGGGATGATAAGAGACTGTCTGAAGAAAGAGATATCCCCATTGCTTGGGTTATGCATCCAG GCATCTAGGACATCTCGAACAAGAACAGTGAAGGGGCGTTCCCAAGCTCATGCTGTTGCTCAACAGGCTCTTATTGCTCATTGGCAAAGCATTGTGAAGTGCTTAAATGACTACTTGAACATAATGAAAGTTAACCAT GTTCCTCCTTTCCTGGCATGTAAAGTATTCTCAcagatattttcttttatcaatgTTCAATTATTTAACAG TCTCCTCCTGCGACGTGAATGCTGCTCGTTCAGTAATGGGGAGTACGTTAAATCTGGTTTAGCAGAACTAGAACAATGGTGTAACAGTGCCACTGAGGAG TATGCAGGCGCAGCTTGGGATGAGTTGAAGCACATCAGGCAGGCAGTGGGATTCCTG ATTGTACACCAAAAGCCCAAGAAGACCTTGGATGAAATAACAAATCAACTTTGCCCT GAGCTTAGCATACAACAATTATACAGAATAAGTACAATGTACTGGGACGACAAATATGGCACACACAGCGTGTCTCCAGAT GTTATATCGAGTATGAGAGTTCAGATGACAGAAGAGTCGAACAATGCTATAAGCAGCTCATTCTTGCTAGATGATGACTCAAG cATTCCATTCTCTGTTGGCGACATTTCCAAGTCCATGCCACAAGTAGAGATGGGGAACATTGAGCCTCCCTCGTTGGTTCGCGAAATGTCAGGTTTTGCATTCTTGCAACAGGTCACAGCAGACggtcattaa
- the LOC124924767 gene encoding glycerophosphocholine acyltransferase 1-like yields MASENEDGDVVYGESFDKVKMRFRDRSKVTHLCGVLGFGAFCFILGARPQDVLYVYCVTYITFVPLRWIYYRYKKWHYYLLDFCYYANTISLVMLLFYPTHERLFMVCFSFAEGPLAWALIVWRCSLVFSSVDKLISVLIHLLPGLVFFINRWWNPSFLEAMQSVETSQRASWPYVEGQAYLWTWLFLVPLAAYSLWQLLYFLIVNVLRRQRFLRDPEVMTSYRELSKKAKKANNMWWRLSGLLGDQNRMLMYIMLQAMFTVATMALTVPIFMSYRLHVIFQILKVSASIWNGGSFLIDVMPKQVILKEKKKTQMQPMDIRDDPSQNQVVVETTTTTTIIDDQTQEKRKDAE; encoded by the exons ATGGCGAGTGAAAATGAGGACGGCGATGTTGTATACGGTGAGTCCTTCGACAAGGTAAAGATGAGGTTCAGAGATCGGTCCAAG GTGACTCATCTATGTGGAGTTCTTGGATTTGGAGCATTTTGCTTTATTTTGGGTGCAA GGCCTCAAGATGTTCTCTATGTGTATTGCGTGACATATATCACGTTTGTTCCCCTTCGTTGGATATACTATCGTTATAAGAAATGGCATTACTATCTTTTG GACTTTTGCTACTATGCGAATACTATATCCTTGGTCATGCTTCTATTCTACCCAACGCATGAAAGGCTCTTTATGGTTTGCTTCTCATTTGCTGAA GGGCCATTAGCATGGGCGTTAATTGTCTGGCGTTGTAGCTTAGTCTTCAGTTCTGTTGATAAGCTCATAAGCGTGCTTATACATCTCTTACCTG GGTTGGTTTTCTTTATAAATCGATGGTGGAATCCATCATTCTTGGAAGCAATGCAGTCAGTGGAAACTTCCCAAAGAGCTTCATGGCCTTATGTAGAGGGTCAAGCATACTTGTGGACATGGCTATTTCTGGTACCACTTGCTGCTTACAGCTTGTGGCAGCTTCTCTACTTTCTCATAGTAAATGTCCTACGCAGACAACGTTTCTTAAGAGATCCCGAAGTCATGACTTCCTACAG GGAACTATCAAAGAAGGCAAAGAAAGCGAACAACATGTGGTGGAGGTTAAGCGGTTTGCTCGGGGATCAGAACCGAATGCTAATGTACATCATGCTTCAAGCAATGTTCACAGTGGCAACAATGGCACTTACAGTCCCCATATTCATGTCATATAGATTGCATGTCATATTCCAAATACTGAAGGTATCTGCATCCATATGGAACGGTGGAAGCTTCTTGATTGATGTAATGCCCAAACAGGTTATTctaaaagagaagaagaaaactcaAATGCAGCCAATGGATATTCGAGATGATCCATCACAGAATCAGGTAGTCGTCGAAACTACTACTACTACCACTATAATAGATGATCAAACGCAAGAAAAACGCAAAGATGCCGAATAA
- the LOC124927240 gene encoding PHD finger protein ALFIN-LIKE 5-like has product MEGGAKHYNPRTVEEVFKDFKGRRSGLIKALTTDVEDFFQQCDPEKENLCLYGFPTEQWEVNLPAEEVPPELPEPALGINFARDGMQEKDWLSLVSVHSDAWLLAVAFYFGARFGFDSNDRKRLFNMMSELPTIFEVVTGTAKKQVKDKSAMSNHSSTKSKSNSRVTKPSKPKEEEEDEVEDDDEGMDEEEHGDTLCGACGENYASDEFWICCDVCEKWFHGKCVKITPARAEHIKQYKCPSCSTNKRTRP; this is encoded by the exons ATGGAAGGAGGAGCTAAACACTATAACCCTCGTACGGTTGAAGAGGTTTTCAAGGATTTTAAAGGTCGACGTTCTGGTTTGATTAAAGCCCTTACTACAG ATGTTGAAGATTTTTTTCAGCAGTGCGATCCTG AGAAAGAGAACCTTTGTCTATATGGATTTCCTACTGAGCAATGGGAAGTGAATTTACCTGCTGAAGAGGTGCCACCTGAGCTTCCTGAGCCTGCTCTAGGTATTAATTTTGCAAGAGATGGGATGCAAGAAAAAGACTGGTTGTCTCTTGTTTCAGTCCATAGTGATGCTTGGTTATTGGCAGTAGCCTTCTATTTTGGTGCTAGATTTGGCTTTGACAGCAATGACAG GAAACGTCTCTTCAATATGATGAGTGAGCTGCCAACAATCTTTGAAGTTGTAACTGGAACTGCAAAGAAACAAGTGAAGGACAAGTCAGCAATGTCCAACCATAGCAGCACCAAATCAAAATCCAACTCGAGAGTG ACCAAACCTTCAAAACcaaaggaggaagaagaggatgaagTGGAAGACGATGATGAGGGTATGGATGAGGAAGAACATGGGGATACCTTATGTGGGGCATGTGGTGAGAACTATGCATCTGATGAATTCTGGATCTGTTGTGATGTCTGCGAGAAGTGGTTTCATGGAAAGTGTGTGAAGATTACTCCAGCCAGGGCGGAGCACATCAAGCAATACAAATGCCCCTCATGCAGCACCAACAAGAGAACTAGGCCCTGA